tttaagagtggatttggattacaagcacggtcctggaacgaattatgctcataatccaaggcaccactgtgtgtgtatatatatatatatatatatatatatatatatatatatatatacacacacacacacacaacaatagcatcacttggtcgtgaaaggaggggggggggcccaagttggcctctcgcaccagggcccaggagacattagctacgcccctgttaaTATGTATTGAGTTTCTGAACTTACTGATTGTCTCTATAAATGCAACTTATCCATTATATTCATAGATATAGCTGTGatcaaaagggttatccagcgctacaaaaacatggccacttttccccctctcttctctccagattgggtggggtttcaaaatcatttccattgaagtaaatggagcttaattgcaaaccacacctgaactggagacaagagagggggaaaagtggccatgtttttgtagcgctggataacccctttaattgcttgGGCTACCTGAAAACACTGCAGTCTATAGTGATACACTGAGTTGCTTTCATGTACTGGCGGTGGACTAGCTGATGAATTTGTCTGTGAATTCGTCTGACCTCTAGGCAAAAGGAAAAGGTTTAGAAAGggtgttttgtaaaaaaaataaaaaaataaaaaaaaatagaatttttatttaaaaaaatgcggCAGAAAAACATTTATATTTTGCTgggcataaaaaataaaacaaaaacaaagacaaATGAGTCATACTTACCTACCCCAATGCCCAGCCACTCCTGTTACTTCCAGGTCCAGTTAACtgtttgctcagccaattaccGACTGCAGCAATGTTCTGCctctgcagtgattggctgaatggacaGGTCCATCTCTAATTCCCCGACTTGGAAGCAGGCAGGCACAGTGAGCAGGGGGGACTGGAGATTAATAGAATAGCAGCTGCAGGAGAttggggtaggtaagtataaaTCAATTTTTTCTAGTTCATGCTCAGGAGAATATTTTTTCCCACCAAATTAAACATAACATTGCCATGTATTCAGCCTTCTGGAGTGCCAGTTGTTAATTCTGGGGAAGCTCTGGTTGGCCATACATTTATCCTGACCAAAGGATAATGTTTCTCACATAGATCTTCATCCTGCACAGAATAATCCCATTTATTCAATGTAGATTCAGTTGTACAGCCAGTGTAAATAGCTAGGTGCTTCTACCTTGGCCTTACCTAGGCCACTACAGGGGAGATGTGGTATTACACACCCAGTGAAGGACTGAAGTACCTTGGGTCCTCAAAACGAAAATAATTGAAAGTAATACATGGATGGCTTGCATTATGTGTCATAGAGGTGTATGTATATTAACCGTCATTATAATTGTACATGTTCTTATTGTTTTTTTCCTAACAGCAGCCAGAAGCCCTACTATCCAGGATGGTGAGTATTGTCTCATGACTAACCCCCATGTATGCTGTCATTGTCATTGCTGCTGCAGCAGGTGTTCTCTTTACCACTTGGTCAgcacagctttaaaggggtagtgcggcggtaaagaattattcacagaataacacacattacaaagttatacaactttgtaatgtatgttatgtctgtgaatcgcccccttccccgtgtcccaccacccccacccgtgtacccggaagtgtgtgctgcattatacattacctgatccatgtcgagggccgtccgccattttgtgccaaacatcatcttcgaacggacggacgaatccctgccgccgccccccccctccgccgcgtcacaactgtgctcagccgcgattggctgagcacagttatgctcagccaatcgcagctgagcatcggatgacgctgcagagggcggccggcattcggaacaggccagccgaagaagacgtcactgactgaagatcgaagACGAGTCGGCACTTTACAGGTATGTATagggcaccacacttccgggtacacgggtgggggtggtgggacatggggaagggggccattcacagacataacatacattacaaagttgtataactttgtaatgtgtgttattctgtaaataattctttaccgccaaactacccctttaacctcactCCGGGATTACTCCACTATTAGGAAAATTTGGGCCGGAGCTAGCTTCTAAAAGCAGAATGTCTGGAATTCCCTGGTGCCATCTTGACTAACCTCATGGACACATTAGCCAAGTACCTCTTGttaatctgtttcttttatctTGACATACAGCTCCAGTGGCACTCCGCTTGGCACAGGGTGAGCATTCCTGCGCTGGTCGTGTGGAGTTATATTACAGAGAAGCTTGGTCCCCCGTATGTGATGATGGTTGGAACACAATAAATGCAGCTGTGGTGTGCCGGCAGGCTGGCTGTGGcagccctatactgcccctcgCCAGCTATGGATGGGGCAGTGGGAATACCATCCTGGATGATGTCAACTGCATTGGAACTGAGCAGACACTGTGGCAGTGCTCACATCGTGGGTTGTATGTACATGACTGTGACCCTGTGGAACACGTAGGAGTCATATGCTCAGGTACTTGGAGTCTTTGGCTTATTCTCTGTATATAATAAGTGGTAAGAATCAGAATACAAGTCATCATAGCATATGCAATGTTACAGTATAGCATTACATTTTAAAAGCTCATATATCTTTGTGGTTCCATATAATACTTAATATGCCACTAAAAGAGCTTAAAGCAGACATGTTCTGGTCTAAGTAAGTCCATGCTAGATAGGGCTAGTCACCATGATTCTAtacatgcattttttattttattagttgtttccagtgctgagatataagctttttgGTTAATATGCAAATAAGGCTCTAAAGCCCAAGAGGTGTTCCCCTAAAAAGGCAATAGCCCAGGTAAGCCATTCCATGTCCTTCTGTTTAGTGGTTGTCAGACGAGCAGGGAAGGTACATGTAGCTGCAAACAGGCCATGGGCTAGTTATACTTGGGCTCTTCTCTGCTGGATTATACCCCCTGGGATCTTCATCAGTCTTCTGTCatcagaaaatatatatatttttttataattaacatatttttaaaaaatttttggtgacatttttcctaattttccatttttctatctttaatataaaataatcctgatatcttacaGTTTTCATTCTCGCCATTGGGGTTAAAATtaagcagagacttcctgttgtgtagtgataagagaaggctgctggaaagtgatctgtacacatgtgacaccagtaaatagaggagacaatagcagctccctgtggaatgatctcttcaaaggtcacagagcgcactcagtaatgtctaacattcatctcaaggggacagagtctgcctatattgttgtctatgtccatgaatctttctgtaaagtatgtcactgttaagaacagcccaggcaagatggcagtctccataacaatatacaaaaaggaaataaaaaaaaaagtaaaaaaaaaaaaatacaaacagattagaataaaagaacaacttttagtatctgactctaatcagtaaaagaatgtttaggtgacacattccctttaaaggggaattccagcaaaaaatatattttttttaaatcaactggcaccagaaagttatatagatttgtaaactttctggtaccagttgatttaaaaaataaatgaataaataaataaaattgccagagttcccctttaaagtgactctgtactcacaatctgccccccccccacccaaaccacttgtaccttcggatagctgctttaaatccaacatctgtcctgcggtccgttcggcaggtgatgcagttattgtcctgaaaaacaacttttaaacttgcagctcggtgccctatgggagtatctgtgccctaactttgcaccacccctctgtccctcctccccaacctcttcatcattaggaatgctccaggcagattgtctcctatacgTCAGCTGTTTCAGCCccgcacatggactggatcgttaagcagctgtgcagtgttcagcatggagaaaatgttccagtggcattcctaatgctgaagagggtggggaggagggacggaggggtggtgcaaagttagggcacagatactcctgtttggcacagaCTGcaagttttaaattttttttttaggaaaataactgcaccacctgccgaatgaactgcaggacagatcttggattaaaagcagctatccgaaggtacaagtggtttgggggggtcagattgttggtaaagagtcactttaaagcgtaactgtcatttcagggtaatttttctgaaaacattaaatatcaacagtacaagcgattttaagaaactatgtaataggttttatgtactaaaaaagtttccttctgtactaaaaaagcaatctcccagcctcccccctcacatcagatgaagcaggatttctgtctccattatgtggctatggagaggggaggggctgttaggagtgactgagcacggaggatttctgcaaagcacaacaccctgcaatcttctctcagtaagttcatagataagcactgacctttctgaccccagaatcctgcgttttaggtgcccagagagtctacaaacagctgaccttcatgtcacctcttcctgctccctcatctccctcagcccctccccccttcataggcttacaatggagagagcagagcccgtcttcactggcttctctgtaatgaagacgtgtttgcctgataatgcacagataagaagtcaggggggaagcagggagattgcttcttgagtacagaaggaggcttttttggctgatgaaacctattacagagtttcttaaaatcgcttatactactgatttctgcaataaaaaaaaaagtgacagttacgctttaaccccttagtgatcgccgatacggctttttacggcggtcactaatgggccttattctgctgccatcagctttttacggcgatggcagagaataaggctgcggggccggggcggcccccaccccatccccccagctaccggaggtagctgaggggttggggcagtgtgtggggtccgtcccggcccccccaataccgacgatcgccgctattaacgttatagcggcggccgtcggtaaaggggattaccggtgccgccgccgcctttcatctccccccgccgtgaatccacggcggggggagatgaaataagtgtatatcagaccccagatcagacccccctagtgccccgataactaaccccgctcccccggcggccatcatttccaagatggccgccgccatccctgcgaacaaacgatgtttgttcgcagggatggaaaatgaatgaaatgaatgaaagccccatgctctcccccaccggaggtagcggagagcatggggcagtcatcagggacccccctgtggggtcccggtacaagcgatcagcggtatatactatataccgctgatcgcttgtgccatgtgcatcccggcactttttatcccctgtcaccataaatgattggtgacaggggataaaaagtgatgtcccccaccccccaagtcgccccccaccccccctgtcacccccgtcccccagtcaccccccccccccccccttccccacatactcacctgatcctggagctccgtcctcctcgacgtcctggctggttatgaagtgcgcatgcgcttcacaaccagccaactctggaaaatttaaagtgacagagaccaatttggtctctgtcactgaactatgattactgtgatacaaaatatcacagtaatcatagtaatacagtgaaaatgaatgtgtaaagtacaaaaagtgacaaacatacaaaaaaataaaacacacacttttttattatagtaataattgcagtttactcccaaattacccctaaccctaccccagattacccgtaaccaccgcacgttgcccataaccaccgcacgatgcccgtaaccaccacacgatgcccgtaaccaccgcacgttgcccgtaaccaccgcacgttgcccgtaaccactgcacattgcccgtaaccaccccaaattgccagtgaccccctccagattgcccgtaaccaccccaaattacatgtacccaccccagattacctataagcacttcagtttagcagtaacaatcccagattgtctgtaacccttccaggttgcacgtaaccccccaggtttcccgtaatcacgccagattacatgtaacccccccagattgcacgtaaccaccgcacgttgcctctgaccaccgcacgttgcctctgaccaccgcacgttgcctcttaccaccgcacgttgcctctgaccaccgcacgttgcctctgaccacgccacgttgcctctgaccaccccaaattgccaatgaccccctccagattgcggtgcccatgccagattacaggtatccaccccagattacctataagaacttcagtttatccgtaaccaccccacgttgcccgtatccaccccaggttgtctgtaaacactgcaggttgcccgtaaccaccccacgttgcccgtaaccaccccagattgtctgtaagcacagcaggttgcccgtaaccagcccacgttgcctgtaaccaccccacgttgcctctgaccacctcacgtcgcctctgaccacgccacgtcagctctgaccaccgcaggttgcctctgaccaccgcaggttgcctctgaccaccgcaggtttcctccgaccaccgcaggttgcctctgaccactgcatgttgcctctgaccaccccaaattgccaatgaccctctccagattgcggtagccataccagattacaggtacccacccgagattacctataagcacttcagtttatccgtaaccaccccacattgcccgtaaccaccccacgttgcccgtaaccaccccagattacctgtaactacctcaggttgcccataaccaccccaggttgcctgtaaccaccccacattacctgtaatctcattttttttattttattttagtaactgcgctattctaataaccattactagctgcggttttgctccagcaaattggcgctccttcccttctgagccctgctgtgtgcccatacagtggtttatgcccacatatcgggtaccgttttactcaggagaacctgagttacagattttggggtacgttttctctcctgttcctcgtcaaattgagaaatttcaaactaaaccaacatattattggaaaaatttgagtttttcatttttactgtctacttttgaatactttcctctaatacctgtggggtcaaaatagtcaccacaccccaaaataaattctctgaggggtgtactttccaaaatggagtgacttattgggagattttactctgctggcactacaggggcgctgcaaacggacctggcgctcagaaacttcttcagcaaaatctgcattgaaaaagctaattggcgctccttcccttctgagccctcctgtgtgcccatgcagtggtttatgcccacatatggggtaccattgtactcaggagaacctgcgttacaaattttggggtactttttttctcttgttcctcgtgaaattgagaaatttcaaactaaacaaacatattattggaagaattcgagtttttcatttttactgtcttcttttaaatactttcctgtaatacctgtggggtcaaaatgctcacctcacaccaagatgaattctttgaggggtgcactttccaaaacggggtgacttatggggggttttctctctgctgacactacaggggcactgtaaacgcacctggcgctcagaaacttcttcagcaaaatctgcattggaaaagctaattggcgctcccttccttctgagccctgctgtgtgcccatacagtggtttacgcccacatatggggtaccgttgtactcaagagaacctgcgttacaaattttggggtgctttttctctcatttttcttttgaaaatgagaaactttaatctaaacgtatatattattggaaaattttaattttccatttttttactgcctaattgtgaatactttcctccagcccctgtagggttaaaatgctcattatacccctagattaattctttaaggtgtgtagtttccaaaatggggtcacttatgggggttttcaggataccagacttctaaatccatttaaaaaaagaactggtccctaaaaaaatcagtttgggaaactttcacgaaaatgtgataatttgctgatgaatttctaagccccgtaacaccctgaaaaagtaaaatatgtttaccaaattatgccagaataaagaagacataatgtgactaagggtacaaacccacacaccgtattcacagcagatacgcagcaaaaacgcagcagatttgaagcagatttggtggtgcagatttgatgctgtgtccagttatttagatctaatctgctgcgtgtttgttgcgtgtttgttgcgtgtttgttgcgtatttgctgcgtatcgcagcagtaaataagctgtgtatacggtgtgtgggtttatacccttagtaactaatttatgtgctacgactttctttttttagaagcagagaatttcaaagttcataaaatgcaaattttttaaaattttcatgatattttgatgtttttcacaaaaaacacacaaagtagtgaccaaattttgccactaacataaagtgccatatgtgatgaaaaaacaatctcagaatcgctagcatacgttaaagcatcactgagctataagagcataaagtgagacaggtcagattttgaaaaattagcctggtcattaaggcccaaactagctgcagcacgaaggggttaagctcCATTGGCATATTAGCAAAAAGGCTAATATATCATCACTGAAGAGGACTATTGTGCCAGGagttgtatctggtattgcagctcagtcctccTCACTTCGGTGGGGCAGAATTACGATACCGGTCACAGTCCATATACAAGAATGGTGCTCAGCCTGGAAAAGAAGCTATTTCTGTTTGTGATGTGTTTTATAGGATTGTACTATTTGTGTGTTGTTCTtacttatattttattttgttttgttctaAGAAAATTCCAGTTTTCTATCTCCTCAACCTGAAAGTGAGTGACAAATCATGTACTTTTTCATAATTCTAAATAATCTATGTCTGGAGCTATGTTTTCTATATTTCTGACTAGTGATTTTGCACATATACTGATTTACAGCCCCAACTTTTTCTTCTTTTGGCTATTAAAATGATGGTAGTGAGTGAGTGACCTAGACTGTTTATAACACATGAGTAATGTTGTTCTGCCGTGTTTTTATATTGTCCAAGAAGTGCTACCTTTCTACATTTCTGATTTACCAGTGATTTTCCTGATCATTAACACTGAATGCTTTGTTTTTGCGTCCCTCTAGTATTTCCAGAAGAGCTGCGTCTTACCAATGGGTGGCATCGGTGTGTCGGCCGTGTGGAGTTCTATTACAACAACTCGTGGGGCACTGTGTGTGATGACCTATGGGACATTAATAATGCCAAGGTTGTGTGCAGGCAGTTGGGTTGTGGCACGGCCATCTCTGCCCCTGGATTGGCACAGTTTGGTGAAGGAACTGGTAATATTGTTTTGGATGATGTTGACTGTGCAGGAAGTGAATCTGCACTTAGCCAGTGTCTACATCGGCCATGGGGGACTCATAACTGTCTGCACAGCGAGGATAGTGGAGTTATCTGCTCAGGTAAGGACTTATGGGTAGATGTGTCAATCATAGTtgacagggccgttttaatacactggtgggcccagtgcacagacctcaagagtgggccccctctccttataaagcttaaatgatttatatttatcaggtattatcagtggtgcattatactcatgacaagttataaaaagggagtaTGGTCGGGGGGAGCATTGctatgtcaggtacaatacccctaaatctttatgaataatggagagtgaagctagtgGGGGCACGTACAGACCTAATATCAACACTGGAACAGTATCTGGCTataacaggttcccactgtagggagtatgggtgtgtaagctcttgtgtcccccccagtcctcctcctacagactaggaggaggactggggacataggagcttacagactaggaggactgggggacacaggagcttacagactaggaggactgggggacacaggagcttacagactaggaggaggactggggggacataggagcttacagactaggaggaggactggggggacataggagcttacagactaggaggactggggggaacacaggagcttacagactaggaggactggggggacacaggagcttacagactaggaggactggggggacacaggagcttacagactaggaggactgggggggggcacaggagtttacagactaggaggactgggggacacaggagtttacagactaggaggaggactggggggacacaggagcttacagactaggaggactgggggacataggagtttacagactaggaggactggaggtgacacaagagcttacagactggggggacacaggagctgacagactggggggacacaggagctgacagactaagaggactggggggacacaggagtttacagactaggaggaggactgggggacacaggagcttacagactaggaggaggactgggggacacaggagcttacagactaggaggaggactggggggacacaggagcttacagactaggaggactggggggacacaggagcttacagactaggaggactgggggacacaggagcttacagactaggaggactgggggacacaggagcttacagactagaaggaggattgggggcacagcagcttacagactaggaggaggactgggggacacaggagcttacagactaggaggactggggggacacaggagcttacagactaggaggaggactgggggacacaggagtttacagactaggaggactggggggacacaggagcttacagactaggaggaggactggggggacacaggagcttacagactaggaggaggactggggggacacaggagcttacagactaggaggaggactgggggggacacaggagcttacagactaggaggactgggggggacacaggagcttacagactaggaggactgggggggacaggagcttacagactaggaggaggactgggggacacaggagcttacagactaggaggactgggggggacaggagcttacagactaggaggaggactgggggggcacaggagcttacagactagaaggaggactgggggacacaggagcttacagactaggaggaggactggggggacacaggagcttacagactaggaggactggggggacacaggagcttacaaactaggaggaggactggggggacacaggagcttatagactagcaggactgggggggacacaggagcttacagactaggaggaggactggggggggacacaggagtttacagactaggaggaggactggggggacacaggagcttacagactaggaggactggggggacacaggagcttacagactagaaggaggactggggggacacagaagcttacagactaggaggactggggggacacaggagcttacagactaggaggactgggggggcacaggagcttacagactaggaggactggggggacacaggagcttacagactaggaggactggggggacacaggagcttacagactaggaggaggactggggggacacaggagcttacagactaggaggaggactgggggacacaggagcttacagactaggaggaggactggggggacacaggagattacagactaggaggactggggggacacaggagcttacagactaggaggactgggggacacaggagcttacagactaggaggactgggggacacaggagcttacagactaggagg
The nucleotide sequence above comes from Dendropsophus ebraccatus isolate aDenEbr1 chromosome 8, aDenEbr1.pat, whole genome shotgun sequence. Encoded proteins:
- the LOC138799997 gene encoding CD5 antigen-like encodes the protein MLPYGSEPNRMVWPLGILCVLWILDNTVATSTTRSLTAARSPTIQDAPVALRLAQGEHSCAGRVELYYREAWSPVCDDGWNTINAAVVCRQAGCGSPILPLASYGWGSGNTILDDVNCIGTEQTLWQCSHRGLYVHDCDPVEHVGVICSENSSFLSPQPESE